A window of the Streptomyces finlayi genome harbors these coding sequences:
- a CDS encoding dioxygenase family protein yields MTVTVERMPALYLSHGAPPLADDPVWPGELAAWSATLPRPTAVLMVSAHWEEAPLALGAIETVPLVYDFWGFPEHYYQVRYAAPGAPRLAESVRRLLRGAGTPVQDIPDRGLDHGAYVPLVEMFPGADIPVLQISMPTLEPQKLMDIGRRLAPLRDEGVLIVGSGFFTHNLAALRHPGGGTPGWSAEFDDWGDRALRAQDIDALLDFENKSPAGRLAHPRTEHFAPLFVALGAAEHELHQGRSVIDGFWMGLAKRSVQFG; encoded by the coding sequence ATGACTGTCACCGTGGAGCGCATGCCCGCCCTCTACCTCTCCCACGGGGCGCCCCCGCTCGCCGACGACCCGGTCTGGCCCGGCGAACTGGCCGCCTGGTCCGCCACTCTGCCCCGCCCCACCGCCGTCCTCATGGTCTCCGCCCACTGGGAGGAGGCCCCGCTCGCCCTCGGCGCCATCGAGACCGTGCCGCTCGTGTACGACTTCTGGGGCTTCCCCGAGCACTACTACCAGGTGCGGTACGCGGCCCCGGGTGCGCCCCGGCTCGCGGAGAGCGTCCGCAGGCTGCTGCGGGGCGCCGGTACGCCGGTCCAGGACATCCCGGACCGGGGACTCGACCACGGGGCCTACGTGCCGCTCGTGGAGATGTTCCCGGGTGCCGACATCCCCGTGCTCCAGATCTCCATGCCGACCCTCGAGCCGCAGAAGCTGATGGACATCGGGCGCAGGCTCGCGCCGCTGCGGGACGAGGGTGTGCTGATCGTCGGCAGCGGCTTCTTCACCCACAACCTGGCCGCGCTCCGGCACCCGGGCGGCGGTACCCCCGGCTGGTCGGCCGAGTTCGACGACTGGGGGGACCGGGCGCTGCGGGCGCAGGACATCGATGCCCTGCTGGACTTCGAGAACAAGTCCCCGGCGGGCCGGCTGGCCCACCCGCGTACGGAACACTTCGCACCGCTCTTCGTGGCGCTGGGCGCCGCGGAGCACGAACTCCATCAGGGGCGGAGCGTCATCGACGGCTTCTGGATGGGTCTGGCCAAGCGCTCGGTGCAGTTCGGCTGA
- a CDS encoding RcpC/CpaB family pilus assembly protein: protein MSPSAPHVRTPSLPSAADARHPWLPVVAPAPCGVPPFPPLRLRGGGAHRLRRALRRQRRTMAAGLALTAAALAASGLATPELATPGLAAPGASAAGPGVAGEAAAVPGAAVRRHGRLVSAPVRIADAATVRLLRPGDRVDVIAADDAESDARVVAKGVRVASVPRPPDNTVADGPDAGGGALVVLTVDRDTATALVGAGVSGQLAVAVADAH from the coding sequence ATGTCCCCGTCCGCACCCCACGTACGAACTCCTTCGCTCCCGTCCGCGGCCGATGCGCGGCATCCGTGGCTGCCGGTGGTGGCACCGGCCCCGTGCGGGGTGCCTCCGTTCCCTCCTCTGCGGCTGCGTGGGGGTGGCGCACACCGGCTGCGGCGGGCGCTGCGGAGGCAGCGTCGCACCATGGCGGCGGGGCTGGCTCTGACCGCTGCCGCGCTGGCCGCTTCGGGACTCGCCACCCCCGAACTCGCCACCCCGGGACTCGCCGCCCCGGGGGCGAGTGCCGCCGGTCCGGGCGTCGCGGGGGAAGCGGCGGCCGTGCCGGGAGCGGCGGTGCGGCGGCACGGGCGCCTGGTGTCGGCGCCGGTCCGGATCGCCGATGCGGCGACGGTCCGGCTGCTGCGGCCCGGCGACCGCGTCGATGTGATCGCCGCCGACGACGCGGAATCCGACGCACGCGTGGTGGCGAAGGGGGTACGGGTGGCGTCCGTGCCGCGCCCGCCGGACAACACGGTCGCGGACGGGCCGGACGCGGGCGGCGGAGCCCTGGTCGTGCTGACCGTGGACCGGGACACCGCGACGGCGCTGGTCGGCGCCGGGGTCTCGGGGCAACTGGCCGTGGCGGTGGCAGATGCGCACTAG
- a CDS encoding MFS transporter, whose translation MSKTADTRLPDPSRWKALAFIALAQLMVVLDATIVNIALPSAQTDLGISEGNKQWVITAYALAFGGLLLFGGRLADLWGRKRVFVIGLLGFAAASALGGAAQSEAMMFASRALQGAFGALLAPAALSLLAVMFTDAKERAKAFGIYGAIAGGGGAVGLILGGFLTEYLNWRWTFFVNIPFAIVAAAGAYFVIREPAGGRNRSPLDIPGVILSTLGLVALVYGFTRAESSSWTDGLTVTMFVAAVVLLLAFIVTESLVKSPLLPLRVLAERNRGGVYLSLGLAVIAMFGLFLFLTYYLQIVRGYSPVKTGFAFLPMIVGMITGSTQIGARLMTRVPPRLLMGPGFLVAALGMLLLTQLETDSSYAGVILFGQLLLGLGMGTAFMPAMSLATHGIEPRDAGVASAMVNTSQQVGGAIGTALLNTIAAGATTAYIADHAAGATDPKLLQYQAMVAGFTSAIWWAVGILLASSAIAVWLINTGRPGTGADGSVTESADGVQDDIKIPVIAH comes from the coding sequence ATGTCTAAGACAGCCGACACACGGCTCCCCGATCCCAGTCGCTGGAAAGCGCTGGCCTTCATCGCCCTCGCCCAGCTGATGGTCGTGCTCGACGCGACGATCGTGAACATCGCGCTGCCTTCGGCCCAGACCGACCTGGGCATCTCCGAAGGCAACAAGCAGTGGGTCATCACCGCCTATGCCCTCGCCTTCGGCGGGCTGCTCCTCTTCGGCGGACGCCTCGCCGACCTCTGGGGCCGTAAGCGCGTCTTCGTGATCGGCCTCCTCGGCTTCGCCGCGGCCTCCGCCCTCGGTGGCGCCGCGCAGAGCGAGGCGATGATGTTCGCCTCCCGCGCGCTGCAGGGTGCCTTCGGCGCACTGCTCGCCCCGGCGGCACTCTCGCTCCTCGCCGTGATGTTCACGGATGCCAAGGAGCGCGCCAAGGCGTTCGGCATCTACGGTGCGATCGCCGGTGGCGGTGGCGCGGTCGGCCTGATCCTGGGCGGCTTCCTCACCGAGTATCTGAACTGGCGCTGGACGTTCTTCGTCAACATCCCCTTCGCCATCGTCGCCGCCGCGGGTGCCTACTTCGTCATCCGTGAGCCGGCCGGCGGCCGCAACCGCTCGCCCCTCGACATCCCCGGCGTCATCCTGTCCACGCTGGGACTCGTCGCGCTCGTGTACGGCTTCACCCGCGCCGAGTCCTCGAGCTGGACGGACGGCCTGACCGTCACCATGTTCGTGGCCGCCGTCGTGCTGCTGCTCGCCTTCATCGTCACCGAGTCACTGGTGAAGTCGCCGCTGCTGCCGCTGCGCGTCCTCGCCGAGCGCAACCGCGGTGGTGTCTACCTCTCGCTGGGTCTCGCCGTCATCGCGATGTTCGGGCTCTTCCTGTTCCTCACGTACTACCTCCAGATCGTCAGGGGCTACTCGCCGGTCAAGACCGGCTTCGCCTTCCTGCCGATGATCGTGGGCATGATCACCGGGTCCACCCAGATCGGTGCCCGCCTCATGACCCGGGTGCCGCCCCGCCTGCTGATGGGCCCCGGCTTCCTGGTCGCCGCGCTCGGCATGCTGCTGCTCACCCAGCTGGAGACCGACTCCAGCTACGCGGGCGTCATCCTCTTCGGTCAGCTGCTGCTCGGCCTGGGTATGGGTACGGCGTTCATGCCGGCGATGTCCCTGGCCACGCACGGCATCGAGCCGCGTGACGCGGGTGTCGCCTCGGCGATGGTCAACACCTCGCAGCAGGTCGGCGGCGCCATCGGCACCGCGCTGCTGAACACCATCGCGGCCGGCGCCACCACGGCGTACATCGCGGACCACGCCGCGGGAGCCACGGACCCGAAGCTGCTGCAGTACCAGGCCATGGTCGCCGGCTTCACCAGCGCGATCTGGTGGGCGGTCGGCATCCTCCTCGCCTCCTCGGCGATCGCGGTGTGGCTGATCAACACGGGACGCCCGGGCACCGGAGCGGACGGCTCGGTCACCGAGTCCGCGGACGGCGTCCAGGACGACATCAAGATCCCGGTCATCGCACACTGA
- a CDS encoding TetR/AcrR family transcriptional regulator: protein MKTGTDTENCVVRRRASRPRADALRNRERIVTAALEMFVEFGPDVPLDEVARRAGVGNATLYRNFPDRAALTHEVVLSVTSRTTNRAEEAVAAESDPFAALSRFVHAAADERIGALCPMLSGSFDQNHPELLAERDRLEQAVEGLVERAMTAGRLRTDIAVGDVLVALSQLTRPLPGIACLDIDRFTHRHLQLFLDGLETPARSVLPGSAATLEDLRRGPDARPTTT from the coding sequence GTGAAGACCGGCACCGATACCGAGAACTGCGTCGTCCGGCGCCGTGCGTCCCGTCCGCGGGCCGACGCGCTGCGCAACCGGGAACGGATCGTGACGGCCGCACTGGAGATGTTCGTCGAGTTCGGACCCGACGTGCCTCTCGACGAGGTCGCGCGCCGGGCGGGCGTCGGTAACGCCACGCTCTACCGGAACTTCCCCGACCGGGCGGCCCTCACGCACGAGGTCGTCCTCTCGGTCACCTCCCGCACCACAAACCGGGCCGAAGAGGCCGTCGCGGCGGAGTCCGACCCGTTCGCCGCGCTCAGCCGCTTCGTGCACGCCGCCGCCGACGAGCGGATCGGTGCCCTGTGCCCGATGCTCTCCGGCAGCTTCGACCAGAACCATCCCGAACTGCTCGCCGAGCGCGACCGCCTGGAACAGGCCGTCGAAGGACTCGTGGAGCGCGCCATGACCGCGGGGCGCCTGCGTACCGACATCGCCGTCGGTGACGTACTGGTCGCCCTCTCCCAGCTCACCCGGCCGCTGCCCGGCATCGCCTGCCTGGACATCGACCGGTTCACCCACCGTCATCTGCAGCTGTTCCTGGACGGGCTGGAAACCCCGGCCCGGTCCGTGCTGCCCGGTTCGGCGGCGACCCTGGAGGATCTGCGGCGCGGGCCCGACGCCCGGCCGACGACGACGTGA
- a CDS encoding GNAT family N-acetyltransferase, whose translation MVQIPTEVQVSAGSEGDVVALTDIYNHYVRETALTFDTVPFTPEQRLPWLRSHPEDGPHRLLVARESGNMPRVLGYATSSPFRPKAAYGTSVEVSVYCAPDTRGRGLGTLLYKALFEALTDEHVHRAYAGIAQPNEPSARLHDAFGFRHIGTYSEVGRKFGRYWDVAWYEKSLGWES comes from the coding sequence ATGGTGCAGATACCCACAGAAGTGCAGGTCAGCGCGGGATCGGAGGGGGACGTGGTGGCCCTCACCGACATCTACAACCATTACGTCCGTGAGACCGCCCTCACCTTTGACACAGTCCCCTTCACCCCCGAACAGCGCCTCCCTTGGCTGCGCTCCCACCCTGAGGACGGCCCCCACCGTCTCCTGGTTGCCCGGGAAAGCGGGAACATGCCACGTGTCCTCGGATACGCGACCAGCAGCCCCTTCCGCCCCAAGGCGGCGTACGGCACATCCGTCGAGGTGAGCGTCTACTGCGCACCGGACACGAGAGGGCGCGGACTGGGCACCCTGCTGTACAAGGCCCTGTTCGAAGCACTGACCGACGAGCACGTCCACCGCGCCTACGCGGGCATCGCCCAGCCCAACGAGCCGTCCGCCCGGCTGCACGACGCCTTCGGCTTCCGCCACATCGGGACGTACTCGGAGGTGGGCCGGAAGTTCGGCCGCTACTGGGACGTGGCCTGGTACGAGAAGTCATTGGGTTGGGAGTCCTGA
- a CDS encoding DUF6227 family protein — MSDPYETTEQHLERLLRRALNSFDLPDSTVEQLGGALAHSSSLHSSHHSSVLHRETYRHTYLLPDGSALSLWELVHSSGRDLTAPRRHELYDDESDAHVAAVRLAGSFSDAPAFGDESPHGDLEILTVLMSAPPVPLPRTYAPDNSADHARRVLRRAENSDRPGEETARLLRAAFAHHITQIFGRQCPVDGRDAGFTLYEHAFLLLDGSELCLWEVEHTATPDGRHMCEVYGDEHAARQAMESRTRIC; from the coding sequence TTGAGCGATCCGTACGAGACAACCGAGCAGCACCTCGAGCGACTCCTGCGACGCGCCCTCAACTCCTTCGACCTGCCCGACAGCACGGTCGAACAGCTCGGAGGCGCGCTGGCGCACAGCAGCTCCCTGCATTCCTCCCACCACAGCTCGGTCCTGCACCGCGAGACCTACCGGCACACCTATCTGCTTCCCGACGGCTCCGCGCTCTCCCTCTGGGAGCTCGTCCACAGCAGCGGCCGGGACCTCACGGCCCCTCGCCGCCACGAGCTGTACGACGACGAGTCCGACGCGCACGTCGCGGCGGTGCGGCTGGCCGGCAGTTTCTCCGACGCCCCGGCCTTCGGCGACGAGAGTCCGCACGGCGACCTGGAGATCCTCACGGTCCTGATGTCCGCTCCCCCGGTCCCGCTGCCCCGGACGTACGCCCCGGACAACTCCGCGGACCACGCCCGCCGGGTCCTGCGCCGCGCGGAGAACAGCGACCGGCCGGGCGAGGAGACCGCGCGTCTGCTGCGGGCCGCCTTCGCCCACCACATCACCCAGATCTTCGGCCGGCAGTGCCCCGTCGACGGCCGGGACGCCGGTTTCACGCTCTACGAGCACGCGTTCCTGCTCCTGGACGGCAGCGAGCTCTGCCTCTGGGAGGTCGAGCACACCGCCACCCCCGACGGCCGTCACATGTGCGAGGTCTACGGGGACGAGCACGCCGCACGCCAGGCCATGGAGAGCCGCACGCGCATCTGCTGA
- a CDS encoding MarR family winged helix-turn-helix transcriptional regulator, which yields MDSMTTATTGEPRWLTDEEQSVWRAYRDATTLLEDHLDRQLQRDAGMPHIYYGLLVQLSQAPRRQMRMTGLAKDAKITRSRLSHAIARLEKNGWVRREDCPSDKRGQNAVLTEEGFAMLRRSAPGHVTAVRQAMFDRLTPDQVRGLGEIMRVMAAGLEPEDTGADLPWLR from the coding sequence GTGGACTCCATGACCACGGCAACCACCGGCGAACCGCGCTGGCTCACGGACGAGGAGCAGAGCGTCTGGCGTGCCTACCGCGACGCCACCACGCTCCTGGAGGATCACCTCGACCGCCAGCTGCAGCGCGATGCCGGCATGCCTCACATCTATTACGGTCTGCTCGTCCAGCTCTCCCAGGCGCCCCGCCGGCAGATGCGGATGACCGGGCTGGCCAAGGACGCCAAGATCACCCGGTCCCGGCTCTCACACGCCATCGCCCGGCTGGAGAAGAACGGCTGGGTGCGGCGCGAGGACTGCCCCTCGGACAAGCGCGGCCAGAACGCGGTGCTCACCGAGGAGGGTTTCGCGATGCTCCGCCGTTCCGCACCGGGCCATGTCACCGCCGTGCGCCAGGCGATGTTCGACCGGCTCACGCCGGACCAGGTGCGCGGGCTCGGCGAGATCATGCGGGTGATGGCCGCCGGACTCGAACCCGAGGACACCGGGGCGGACCTTCCCTGGCTCCGCTGA
- a CDS encoding S-methyl-5'-thioadenosine phosphorylase, whose translation MVNAEAGAEAGNVAGVPAGGADIGVIGGSGLYSFLKDVTEVRVDTPYGQPSDSLFLGEVAGRRVAFLPRHGRGHHVPPHRINYRANLWALRSVGVRQVLAPCAVGGLRPEYGPGTLLVPDQLVERTKARTQTYYDGVTRADGVEPKVAHLGFADPYCPHGRKAALAAARGRDWDAVDGGTLVVVEGPRFSTRAESRFHAAMGWSVVGMTGHPEAVLARELALCYTTLTLVTDLDAGAEAGEGVSHEDVLKVFAANVDRLRSVLFDAVTGLPKTADRDCACAHALDGIDTGVELP comes from the coding sequence ATGGTTAACGCAGAAGCTGGTGCAGAGGCAGGGAACGTGGCCGGCGTTCCGGCGGGTGGCGCGGACATCGGAGTGATCGGCGGCTCGGGTCTGTACTCCTTCCTGAAGGACGTCACCGAGGTCCGTGTGGACACCCCGTACGGGCAGCCCAGCGACTCGCTCTTCCTGGGCGAGGTCGCCGGACGCCGTGTCGCGTTCCTGCCCCGCCACGGGCGTGGTCACCACGTGCCGCCGCACCGCATCAACTACCGGGCCAATCTGTGGGCGCTGCGCTCGGTCGGTGTACGTCAGGTGCTCGCGCCGTGCGCGGTGGGCGGACTGCGGCCGGAGTACGGGCCGGGGACGCTGCTCGTGCCGGACCAGCTGGTGGAGCGGACCAAGGCCCGCACACAGACGTACTACGACGGAGTGACGCGGGCCGACGGCGTGGAGCCGAAGGTGGCCCACCTCGGCTTCGCCGATCCGTACTGCCCCCACGGCCGGAAGGCCGCCCTTGCCGCAGCGCGTGGGCGCGACTGGGACGCCGTGGACGGCGGGACGCTGGTCGTGGTCGAGGGACCGCGCTTCTCAACCAGGGCCGAGTCGCGCTTCCACGCGGCGATGGGCTGGTCGGTGGTCGGGATGACCGGACATCCGGAGGCCGTACTCGCCCGCGAACTCGCCCTCTGCTACACGACGTTGACGCTGGTGACGGACCTCGACGCGGGCGCCGAGGCCGGCGAGGGCGTCTCCCACGAGGATGTGCTGAAGGTGTTCGCCGCCAACGTGGACCGGCTGCGGTCGGTGCTGTTCGACGCGGTGACCGGGCTGCCGAAGACCGCGGACCGCGACTGCGCCTGCGCGCACGCGCTGGACGGCATCGATACGGGAGTCGAACTGCCTTAG
- a CDS encoding sigma-70 family RNA polymerase sigma factor, which yields MATRAVARRSSTTGGTSRASSVRAVGGEIADRDLVGMYLEEIARTPLLDAAKEVELSQILEAGVYAQQILDGAVEGEAGGAKREELEALVTEGERAKDVFIRSNLRLVVAVARRYPRAGLPLLDLIQEGNAGLVRAVEKFDYAKGFKFSTYATWWIRQAITRSIADQSRTIRLPVHLVEELGRIRRVQREFNREHGRDPEHAEIAAELDSTTERVGNVLDWARDPVSLNMPVDDEGDTQFGDLLEDTSAVSPETSVMTLLRSEELEDLIGKLDNRTASIIRMRYGIEDGRERTLTEVGKQHGLTRERIRQIEKHALLELKRMAHDTGFDAAA from the coding sequence ATGGCAACCCGTGCCGTCGCCCGTCGTTCGTCCACCACCGGTGGGACAAGCCGGGCGAGCAGTGTTCGCGCCGTGGGCGGGGAAATCGCCGATCGCGACCTGGTCGGCATGTACCTGGAGGAAATCGCCCGTACGCCGCTGCTCGACGCCGCCAAGGAAGTCGAGCTGTCGCAGATCCTCGAGGCGGGTGTCTACGCCCAGCAGATCCTCGACGGTGCGGTGGAGGGCGAAGCCGGCGGGGCGAAGCGCGAGGAGCTGGAGGCGCTCGTCACCGAAGGCGAGCGCGCGAAGGACGTGTTCATCCGGTCCAACCTCCGGCTGGTCGTCGCCGTGGCCAGACGCTACCCGCGAGCGGGTCTGCCCCTGCTCGACCTGATCCAGGAAGGCAACGCCGGCCTGGTGCGCGCGGTCGAGAAGTTCGACTACGCCAAGGGGTTCAAGTTCTCCACGTATGCGACGTGGTGGATCCGCCAGGCCATCACCCGTTCCATAGCCGACCAGTCCCGCACGATCCGGCTTCCCGTCCACCTGGTGGAGGAGCTGGGCCGGATCCGCCGGGTGCAGCGCGAGTTCAACCGCGAGCACGGGCGCGACCCGGAGCACGCGGAGATCGCCGCCGAGCTGGACTCGACCACGGAGCGTGTGGGGAACGTCCTGGACTGGGCCCGTGACCCGGTCAGTCTGAACATGCCTGTCGACGACGAGGGCGACACCCAGTTCGGTGACCTCCTGGAGGACACCTCCGCCGTCTCGCCCGAGACATCCGTGATGACGCTGCTGCGCAGCGAGGAGCTGGAAGACCTCATCGGCAAGCTCGACAACAGGACCGCCTCGATCATCCGTATGAGGTACGGCATCGAGGACGGCCGCGAGCGGACCCTCACCGAAGTCGGCAAGCAGCACGGCCTCACACGGGAGCGGATCCGCCAGATCGAGAAGCACGCACTGCTCGAATTGAAGCGAATGGCTCACGACACGGGCTTTGACGCTGCGGCGTGA
- a CDS encoding FmdB family zinc ribbon protein, translating to MPTYQYQCTECGEGLEAVQKFTDDALTVCPNCEGRLKKVFSAVGIVFKGSGFYRNDSRGSSSSSTPASSPAKASDSASSSSSTTGSDSKSTASSSSSSSAAASSASASSSGTSAA from the coding sequence GTGCCGACCTATCAGTACCAGTGCACCGAATGCGGCGAGGGCCTCGAGGCGGTGCAGAAGTTCACCGATGATGCCCTGACCGTGTGCCCGAACTGCGAGGGACGCCTGAAGAAGGTGTTCTCGGCGGTCGGCATTGTCTTCAAGGGTTCCGGTTTCTACCGGAACGACAGCCGCGGCTCCTCGTCGAGCAGCACGCCGGCTTCGTCGCCCGCGAAGGCGTCAGATTCCGCTTCCTCGTCGTCGTCGACGACCGGGTCGGACTCGAAGTCGACGGCGTCTTCGTCGTCCTCCTCGTCCGCCGCGGCTTCGTCCGCGTCGGCTTCGTCGAGTGGTACGTCGGCTGCCTGA
- a CDS encoding helix-turn-helix transcriptional regulator → MTDTPARLLNLLSLLQTPREWPGTELADRLEVSPRTIRRDIDRLRDLGYPVEATRGSVGGYRLVAGTAMPPLLLDDEEAVAIAVGLRAGAGHAIEGVDEASVRALAKLEQVLPSRLRQRVSSLQNATLPLTRGDGATIDPRTLTVMASAVTGRERLRFAYRAKDGAETKRLVEPERLVSTGHRWYLVAYDLEREDWRTFRVDRVSEPTTTGARFTPRELPGEDGDAARFFARSMSRMQAELPVDVVFRAPADFVAARLPRWLGVPEPTGEDSCRLRAVSTDSLEWVALRLALVDCEFTAHGPPQLVEYLSGLGARLTRASTAS, encoded by the coding sequence ATGACAGATACCCCGGCACGCCTGCTGAATCTGCTGTCGCTCCTCCAGACGCCGCGTGAGTGGCCGGGCACCGAACTGGCCGACCGCCTGGAGGTCAGCCCGCGCACGATCCGCCGCGACATCGACCGGCTCCGCGACCTCGGCTATCCGGTCGAGGCGACGCGCGGCTCGGTCGGCGGCTACCGCCTCGTCGCGGGCACCGCCATGCCGCCCCTCCTGCTCGACGACGAGGAGGCGGTGGCCATCGCGGTCGGGCTGCGGGCCGGGGCCGGGCACGCCATCGAGGGCGTGGACGAGGCATCCGTCCGGGCGTTGGCGAAGCTGGAGCAGGTACTGCCCTCCCGGCTGCGCCAGCGGGTCTCGTCGCTGCAGAACGCCACCCTGCCGCTCACCCGGGGCGACGGCGCCACGATCGACCCGCGCACACTGACGGTGATGGCGTCGGCGGTCACCGGGCGGGAGCGGCTGCGGTTCGCGTACCGGGCGAAGGATGGTGCCGAGACCAAGCGGCTGGTCGAACCGGAGCGGCTGGTGAGCACGGGGCACCGCTGGTACCTCGTCGCGTACGACCTGGAGCGCGAGGACTGGCGTACGTTCCGGGTGGACCGGGTCAGTGAGCCGACGACGACCGGGGCCCGCTTCACTCCGCGCGAGCTGCCCGGGGAGGACGGGGACGCCGCCCGGTTCTTCGCCCGGTCCATGTCCCGGATGCAGGCGGAGCTGCCGGTCGACGTCGTCTTCCGGGCCCCGGCCGACTTCGTGGCGGCGCGGCTGCCTCGATGGCTCGGCGTACCGGAGCCGACCGGTGAGGACAGCTGCCGGCTGCGGGCGGTGTCGACGGACTCGCTGGAGTGGGTGGCGCTGAGGCTGGCACTCGTCGACTGCGAGTTCACGGCACACGGGCCGCCTCAGCTGGTGGAGTACCTGAGCGGCCTGGGAGCCCGGCTGACGCGGGCGTCCACAGCTTCCTGA
- a CDS encoding MFS transporter — MTSSQPLPSATAARTATEGPAAPADRRRWYALAIVMTAAFMDLVDVTIVNIAIPSIKQDTGASFSAIQWITAGYALAFAAGLITGGRLGDIYGRKRLFLIGIGGFTVSSALCGFAADPEMLVASRILQGAMAALMVPQVLSIVHATFPAHERGKVFGLFGAVVGLGAVSGPLLGALLTGWNLFGLEWRPIFLINLPVGIAGLILGSKFISESKAPKALRLDLVGVGLVTLGLLMLIFPLTRGHELGWPLWGHLSMAGSLLVLLVLVAYERHKTAKDGSPLIELSLFRVRSFAAGVAVQLTFGIVLGIFFLVWTLYMQMGLGWSELRAGTTGVPFSIAVSAAAGLSVQKLVPRFGRKVLQVGALLMIAGLLLYIWESERYGMDITPWQMALPLVVMGVGMGLIVAPLTDAVLSEVPKEHSGSASGLFNTMQQMGTALGLGLVSVVFFGVVDDGAARGVMGPAFVEAFQQSLWWVAGVLAVIFLLMFALPARPKAHAEDPAEDPADAAPGPEGDAVTEPVLTH; from the coding sequence ATGACTTCTTCCCAACCGCTGCCGTCCGCGACGGCCGCCCGCACGGCGACCGAGGGCCCTGCGGCCCCGGCCGACCGGCGCCGCTGGTACGCGCTCGCCATCGTGATGACCGCGGCCTTCATGGACCTGGTCGACGTCACGATCGTCAACATCGCCATCCCGAGCATCAAGCAGGACACCGGCGCCTCGTTCAGCGCGATCCAGTGGATCACCGCGGGATACGCCCTCGCCTTCGCGGCCGGGCTGATCACGGGTGGCCGGCTGGGCGACATCTACGGCCGCAAGCGGCTCTTCCTCATCGGCATCGGCGGCTTCACCGTCTCCTCGGCCCTCTGCGGCTTCGCGGCCGACCCGGAGATGCTGGTCGCCTCCCGCATCCTCCAGGGCGCCATGGCGGCGCTGATGGTCCCGCAGGTGCTCTCCATCGTGCACGCCACCTTCCCCGCGCACGAACGCGGCAAGGTCTTCGGCCTCTTCGGCGCGGTCGTCGGGCTCGGCGCGGTCTCCGGACCGCTGCTCGGCGCGCTGCTCACCGGCTGGAACCTCTTCGGTCTCGAATGGCGTCCGATCTTCCTGATCAACCTGCCGGTCGGTATCGCCGGCCTGATCCTGGGCAGCAAGTTCATCAGTGAGTCGAAGGCGCCCAAGGCGCTCCGTCTCGACCTGGTCGGTGTGGGCCTCGTGACGCTCGGCCTGCTGATGCTGATCTTCCCACTGACCCGGGGGCACGAGCTGGGCTGGCCGCTGTGGGGTCATCTGTCGATGGCGGGCAGCCTTCTGGTGCTCCTGGTGCTGGTCGCGTACGAGCGGCACAAGACGGCCAAGGACGGCTCGCCGCTCATCGAGCTGTCCCTGTTCCGGGTCAGGAGCTTCGCCGCGGGCGTCGCCGTACAGCTGACCTTCGGTATCGTCCTCGGCATCTTCTTCCTCGTCTGGACGCTCTACATGCAGATGGGGCTGGGCTGGAGCGAGCTGCGGGCGGGCACGACGGGCGTCCCCTTCTCGATCGCCGTCTCGGCCGCCGCCGGGCTCTCCGTGCAGAAGCTGGTGCCCCGCTTCGGCCGCAAGGTCCTCCAGGTGGGCGCGCTGCTGATGATCGCCGGACTGCTGCTCTACATCTGGGAGTCCGAGCGCTACGGCATGGACATCACCCCGTGGCAGATGGCACTGCCGCTGGTCGTCATGGGAGTGGGGATGGGGCTGATCGTGGCCCCGCTGACGGACGCGGTGCTCTCCGAGGTGCCCAAGGAGCACTCGGGGTCTGCGTCCGGGCTGTTCAACACGATGCAGCAGATGGGTACGGCGCTGGGGCTCGGTCTCGTCTCGGTGGTCTTCTTCGGAGTGGTCGACGACGGGGCGGCGCGGGGCGTCATGGGACCGGCGTTCGTCGAGGCGTTCCAGCAGTCGCTGTGGTGGGTGGCCGGTGTGCTCGCTGTGATCTTCCTGCTGATGTTCGCTCTGCCGGCCAGGCCGAAGGCCCATGCCGAGGACCCGGCCGAGGACCCGGCCGACGCCGCTCCGGGGCCGGAGGGCGACGCCGTCACGGAGCCCGTGCTGACGCACTGA